A window of Perognathus longimembris pacificus isolate PPM17 chromosome 6, ASM2315922v1, whole genome shotgun sequence contains these coding sequences:
- the LOC125353582 gene encoding putative olfactory receptor 2B8, which produces MKEFNFSYPAGFILLGFSDQPQLEMVLLLVIATIYILTLLGNSMIILVSLLTPKLHTPMYFFLCNLSFLDLCFTTSIVPQMLWNLKGPEKTISYAGCVAQLYITLGLGSTECVLLTVMAYDRFNAICRPLHYGIIMHPKLLQLLAAVAWASGFVESTVQSSLVFQLQLCSHHRVDDFMCEEPALIKIACMDTTFLENELAIATVLYVVLPLGLILVSYGCIVRSVLRIKSTEGRRKAFGTCGSHLMVVVLFYGTIISVYIQPKSKYTQNHKKFLILFYTVVTPSLNPLIYTLRNKEVKWAIKQLTGQNKDSKSSL; this is translated from the coding sequence atgaaagaattTAATTTTAGCTACCCAGCAGGATTTATCTTACTGGGATTTTCTGACCAGCCCCAACTGGAGATGGTTCTCCTTCTGGTCATTGCTACCATCTACATTCTGACACTGCTGGGAAACTCAATGATAATACTTGTGTCACTCTTGACCCCCAAACTCCACACACCTATGTATTTCTTCCTCTGCAATCTCTCCTTTCTGGACCTCTGCTTCACTACCAGCATTGTCCCACAGATGCTTTGGAACCTCAAGGGCCCCGAGAAGACCATTAGCTATGCTGGTTGTGTGGCCCAGCTATATATTACATTGGGCCTGGGCTCTACTGAGTGTGTCCTCCTGACTGTCATGGCCTATGATCGCTTCAATGCTATCTGTCGACCTCTCCACTATGGCATTATCATGCATCCCAAACTTCTCCAGCTGCTAGCAGCTGTGGCCTGGGCCAGTGGTTTCGTGGAATCCACAGTGCAGAGCAGTCTTGTATTCCAGTTACAACTCTGCAGTCACCACAGGGTGGATGATTTCATGTGTGAGGAGCCTGCTCTGATTAAAATTGCCTGCATGGACACAACTTTTCTAGAAAATGAGCTTGCCATCGCTACTGTCCTCTATGTGGTTTTACCTCTGGGGCTAATTTTGGTGTCTTATGGCTGCATTGTTAGAAGTGTGTTAAGGATAAAATCCACAGAAGGACGGCGGAAAGCATTTGGGACTTGTGGGTCCCATCTGAtggttgtggttttgttttatggTACTATAATTTCTGTCTACATTCAACCTAAGAGCAAATACACACAAAATCACAAAAAATTCCTTATCCTTTTCTATACTGTAGTGACTCCCTCTCTTAATCCTTTGATCTATACCTTGAGAAACAAAGAAGTTAAATGGGCAATAAAACAGTT
- the LOC125353581 gene encoding olfactory receptor 10C1-like, translated as MSLNCSLWQENSLSVKRFSFAKFSEVSEQCFLLFTLVLLMFLASLTGNALIALAICTNSALHTPMYFFLANLSLLEIGYTCSVIPKMLQSLVSEARGISREGCATQMFFFIFFGITECCLLAAMAFDRYIAICSPLHYATRMSRGVCAHLALVSWGMGCIVGLGQTNYIFSLDFCGPCEIDHFFCDLPPILALACGDTSHNEVAMFVAAVLCISSPFVLILASYARILAAVLVMPSPEGRHKALSTCSSHLLVVTLFYGSTSVTYLRPKASHSPGTDKLLALFYTAVTSMLNPIIYSLRNKEVKAALRRTLGKKLVLTHG; from the coding sequence ATGAGCCTCAATTGCTCCCTGTGGCAGGAAAACAGCTTGTCTGTCAAACGATTCTCCTTTGCCAAGTTCTCCGAGGTCTCTGAACAGTGTTTCCTGCTATTCACCCTGGTCCTCCTCATGTTCCTAGCATCCTTGACAGGCAATGCTCTCATAGCGCTTGCCATCTGCACCAACTCAGCgctccacacccccatgtacttcttcctggcCAACCTGTCTCTCCTGGAGATTGGCTACACGTGCTCTGTCATTCCCAAGATGCTGCAGAGCCTCGTGAGTGAGGCCCGGGGAATCTCTCGGGAGGGCTGCGCCACACAGatgttcttcttcattttcttcggTATCACCGAGTGCTGCCTTTTGGCGGCCATGGCTTTTGACCGCTACATAGCCATCTGCTCCCCACTCCACTATGCCACAAGGATGAGTCGTGGGGTGTGCGCCCACTTGGCGCTGGTTTCTTGGGGAATGGGATGCATAGTAGGCTTGGGCCAGACCAATTACATTTTCTCCTTGGACTTCTGTGGCCCCTGTGAGATTGACCATTTCTTCTGTGATCTCCCACCTATCCTGGCGCTGGCCTGTGGAGACACATCCCATAACGAGGTGGCCATGTTTGTGGCGGCAGTCCTTTGCATTTCCAGCCCATTTGTGTTGATCCTTGCTTCCTATGCTAGGATTCTGGCTGCAGTGCTGGTCATGCCCTCTCCTGAGGGCCGCCATAAAGCTCTCTCCACCTGTTCCTCCCACCTACTTGTGGTAACCCTCTTCTATGGCTCCACATCTGTTACCTATTTGAGGCCCAAGGCTAGCCACTCACCAGGAACAGATAAACTCCTAGCCCTCTTCTACACAGCGGTGACATCCATGCTGAACCCCATCATCTATAGTTTGCGGAACAAGGAAGTGAAGGCAGCCCTGCGGAGAACTCTGGGCAAGAAACTGGTTTTGACCCATGGTTAG